The following proteins come from a genomic window of Paenibacillus spongiae:
- a CDS encoding YwaF family protein, whose protein sequence is MDSWFGIHTEAVFKAYSPSHIAVLAGFAGLIILLYLSRQWLRRGRRSRYGRYVLAAVLVLSEAALNLWYMANDVYSPKDTLPLELCSISLYLCIFMLLFRSRIAFQIAYFAGIGGAIQALLTPALYYGYPHFRFIEFFAAHIAIILAVLYMVWVEGFRPTWKSILLTMCFLNVLLVIVSLINFITGGNYMFLARKPDTASLLDILGPYPWYLLSLEAVALVLFLILYAPFAASPRNKGKHADRRSVKDMGE, encoded by the coding sequence ATGGACAGTTGGTTCGGTATTCATACTGAGGCTGTGTTCAAGGCTTATTCGCCTTCCCACATTGCCGTTCTTGCCGGCTTCGCAGGATTGATCATCCTGCTGTATCTTTCCCGTCAATGGCTTCGCCGGGGACGTAGAAGCCGGTATGGCCGATATGTCCTGGCTGCGGTTCTTGTTCTCTCCGAAGCCGCTCTTAATCTCTGGTATATGGCCAATGACGTTTATAGTCCAAAAGATACGCTGCCGCTTGAGTTATGCAGCATATCCTTGTACCTATGCATCTTCATGCTGCTGTTCAGAAGCCGGATCGCCTTTCAAATCGCATACTTTGCGGGAATTGGCGGAGCGATTCAGGCACTTCTGACGCCAGCGCTATATTATGGGTATCCGCATTTTCGGTTTATTGAATTTTTCGCAGCCCATATTGCCATCATTCTGGCTGTCCTCTACATGGTGTGGGTGGAAGGGTTCCGTCCAACGTGGAAATCGATCCTTCTGACGATGTGCTTTCTGAATGTGCTGCTCGTTATCGTCTCGCTCATTAATTTTATCACCGGCGGGAACTACATGTTTCTGGCGAGAAAACCGGATACGGCGTCTCTTCTGGATATTCTTGGACCTTATCCCTGGTATTTGCTGTCGCTTGAGGCCGTTGCATTGGTCCTCTTTCTTATTCTATATGCGCCTTTTGCCGCTTCGCCCCGGAATAAGGGCAAGCATGCGGATCGGCGCAGTGTTAAGGATATGGGCGAATAG
- a CDS encoding M24 family metallopeptidase, giving the protein MQPRIQALYEYMNDQSMDALLVTLPAHIFYLTGFRSEPHERFLGLVLVKGESPFLLVPAIDLEAAQAAANHIPHIHTHSDTDNPYEVLSKLLPRTIGKFGLEKSHLTVSRFEALTAACGAREYADIDEALRAMRVIKSTEEIIVMRRAVRMIEDVLQAGIAHVRPGVSELDLVAELDYRMKKLGADGPSFDTMVLAGEKSALPHGIPGDRKVQNGELLLFDLGVYLDGYASDITRTFAVGDIDDKLKDIYETVLAANRKAIEAVRPGVTLASLDRAARDTIASRGYGEYFMHRLGHGLGLDVHEYPSVHGQNEERLAAGMAFTIEPGVYVAGLGGVRIEDDVIVTEDGVEVLTSFPKELTVIG; this is encoded by the coding sequence ATGCAACCTCGCATACAAGCTTTGTATGAATATATGAACGACCAATCGATGGACGCGCTGCTGGTCACGCTGCCGGCCCATATCTTCTATTTGACAGGATTTCGGAGCGAACCGCATGAGCGTTTTCTTGGCCTTGTTCTGGTGAAGGGGGAATCGCCGTTCCTGCTCGTTCCTGCGATCGATCTGGAAGCGGCACAGGCGGCGGCCAATCATATTCCTCATATCCATACGCACTCGGATACCGATAATCCGTACGAAGTGCTAAGCAAGCTGCTGCCCCGCACAATAGGTAAGTTCGGGCTCGAGAAGAGCCACCTGACGGTGAGCCGCTTCGAAGCGCTTACGGCTGCCTGCGGCGCGCGGGAATACGCCGATATTGACGAGGCGCTGCGAGCAATGCGCGTCATTAAGTCGACCGAAGAAATAATCGTTATGCGAAGAGCGGTGCGGATGATCGAAGATGTGCTGCAAGCCGGGATCGCACACGTACGACCGGGCGTCAGCGAGCTGGATCTGGTCGCGGAGCTGGATTACCGGATGAAGAAGCTGGGCGCCGACGGTCCTTCGTTCGACACGATGGTGCTGGCAGGCGAGAAATCGGCACTGCCGCATGGCATACCGGGCGACCGGAAAGTGCAGAACGGGGAACTGCTTCTATTCGATCTTGGCGTTTATCTGGATGGATATGCTTCGGATATTACGCGAACGTTCGCAGTCGGCGATATTGACGATAAGCTGAAGGATATTTATGAGACGGTGCTTGCCGCTAACCGGAAGGCAATTGAAGCGGTGCGTCCGGGCGTGACGCTCGCAAGCTTGGACCGCGCTGCACGGGATACGATCGCATCCAGAGGCTATGGCGAATACTTCATGCATCGGCTTGGCCATGGGCTTGGACTCGATGTGCATGAATATCCGTCCGTACATGGACAGAATGAGGAACGGCTTGCAGCAGGCATGGCGTTCACCATTGAACCGGGCGTCTATGTGGCAGGACTGGGCGGTGTGCGTATCGAGGATGATGTGATCGTAACCGAGGACGGCGTTGAAGTGCTGACGTCTTTCCCGAAAGAGCTTACCGTGATTGGTTAG
- a CDS encoding zinc-dependent alcohol dehydrogenase: MNALVWVANETMQWEPRPDPVPLPSEVLIQVKAVGICGSEIEGYLGHNSLRIPPLVMGHEFCGEIVGMGSEVSGLRAGQKVVVNPLLFCGQCRSCMKGLTQLCEKRNIIGIHRSGAFGELVSVPAQAVVPVPDSISPFRAALSEPLACSLRATKRAMAGHSLPNVLVFGAGGIGLLCAMSARILGASKIAIVDRNPDRLAMTKRLALGEVINSAAEDIRSKALELFGGEGVDVVIDAAGFQDTRDTAVRLLNSGGTLMNIGLGIDDTSLPMNHLTRQEITILGSFCYTREDFSDAVALLVSGRVTEEGWTEIRPLSEGGNAFAELVSGRVHHGKIILDPAL; this comes from the coding sequence ATGAACGCATTGGTATGGGTAGCGAATGAGACGATGCAGTGGGAGCCGCGGCCGGATCCGGTTCCGCTGCCAAGCGAAGTATTAATTCAAGTAAAGGCAGTTGGCATATGCGGGTCCGAAATCGAAGGGTATTTGGGACATAACAGCCTTCGGATTCCCCCATTGGTTATGGGACATGAATTTTGCGGAGAAATCGTCGGTATGGGATCCGAAGTATCCGGCTTGCGGGCCGGTCAGAAGGTCGTCGTCAATCCGCTTCTCTTCTGCGGACAATGCCGTTCCTGCATGAAGGGACTGACTCAGCTGTGCGAAAAGCGCAATATTATCGGCATTCACCGGTCAGGCGCATTCGGCGAGCTGGTATCCGTTCCGGCGCAGGCCGTCGTCCCTGTTCCGGACTCGATAAGCCCGTTCCGGGCCGCGCTGTCCGAGCCGCTGGCCTGCTCGCTTCGCGCGACGAAACGGGCGATGGCGGGACATTCCTTGCCGAATGTCCTTGTGTTCGGCGCCGGAGGAATCGGACTATTGTGCGCCATGTCTGCCCGAATATTGGGTGCCTCCAAGATCGCGATCGTCGACCGCAATCCGGATCGACTGGCCATGACGAAGCGTCTCGCGCTTGGCGAGGTTATCAATTCGGCAGCGGAGGATATCCGTTCGAAGGCCTTAGAGCTGTTCGGGGGCGAGGGCGTAGACGTCGTTATTGATGCGGCCGGGTTCCAGGATACGCGGGATACGGCGGTTCGGCTGTTGAATTCGGGCGGCACGCTTATGAATATCGGCCTCGGCATCGACGATACGTCGCTGCCGATGAACCATCTGACACGGCAAGAAATCACGATCCTCGGTTCGTTCTGTTACACCCGCGAGGATTTCAGCGATGCGGTGGCGCTGCTTGTTAGCGGACGAGTCACGGAGGAAGGCTGGACGGAAATCAGGCCGCTGTCCGAAGGCGGCAATGCCTTCGCGGAGCTTGTATCCGGCCGCGTTCATCATGGAAAGATCATTCTGGATCCTGCCTTGTAA
- a CDS encoding Gfo/Idh/MocA family protein, producing MNKARVGIIGLGRWGMCHLEAYSSLAQAEVVAVCDSSEERLEIAGREYGIEHRYLNADELLQRDDLDLISVVTIEHAHLDPTVKALRSGKHVLVEKPVAIDPGEARAMQAAAAESGRLLIPGHLLRFDPRYAAIKAAIGTERIGRPVSMYMKRAREQFLFETFQRTHTVYELMIHDLDLAIWYAGSRVKSVRAYGRSVSGAAAPEVLWANLEFENGTLAVLHSNWMTPNAAGIEIADAIEVIGTHGTAQFETSNTGLQFWSSAGRFSPDMNIHTTLHGQSIGSLREQLTYICRCIARGESPDVVSFADAVHGIEVADAIAASCASGRDIVLSAQPPAS from the coding sequence ATGAACAAAGCAAGAGTCGGAATCATCGGCTTGGGCAGATGGGGGATGTGCCATCTTGAAGCCTATAGCTCACTTGCGCAAGCGGAAGTCGTGGCCGTCTGCGACAGCTCGGAGGAGCGTCTGGAGATAGCCGGCAGGGAATACGGAATCGAGCATCGTTACTTGAATGCCGATGAATTGCTGCAGCGGGACGACCTCGATCTGATCAGCGTGGTGACGATTGAACACGCCCATCTGGATCCGACCGTGAAAGCGCTTCGATCCGGGAAGCATGTTCTGGTAGAGAAGCCGGTCGCGATAGACCCTGGTGAAGCCAGAGCGATGCAGGCGGCTGCGGCGGAGAGCGGCCGGCTGCTCATTCCCGGGCATCTGCTGCGCTTTGACCCCCGTTATGCGGCGATTAAGGCAGCAATCGGGACGGAACGGATCGGCCGGCCGGTCAGCATGTACATGAAGCGTGCCCGCGAACAGTTTCTCTTCGAGACGTTCCAGCGTACGCACACCGTATACGAGCTGATGATTCACGACTTGGATCTGGCCATCTGGTACGCCGGGAGCCGCGTCAAGAGCGTCAGAGCCTACGGAAGAAGCGTATCCGGAGCTGCAGCTCCCGAAGTGCTGTGGGCGAACCTGGAGTTCGAGAACGGCACGCTTGCTGTGCTGCACAGCAATTGGATGACGCCTAACGCGGCGGGCATTGAGATTGCGGATGCGATCGAGGTCATCGGCACGCATGGAACCGCGCAATTCGAGACAAGCAATACCGGCCTGCAATTTTGGAGCAGCGCCGGAAGATTCTCGCCGGATATGAATATCCACACGACGCTGCATGGACAATCCATCGGGAGCTTGCGCGAGCAGCTGACCTACATATGCCGCTGCATCGCACGGGGCGAATCGCCGGACGTCGTGTCGTTTGCCGATGCCGTTCATGGCATCGAAGTCGCCGACGCGATCGCAGCTTCCTGCGCGTCAGGACGCGATATCGTGCTGAGCGCGCAGCCCCCTGCATCTTAG
- a CDS encoding MBL fold metallo-hydrolase, whose protein sequence is MHRLYSIMIRLHEGIFMVGSGKHGAQLTHSIDCNVFVLDGGGGEFALIDAGGGVEPERIVANMERIGIEPGQIRYLLLTHAHGDHAAGAAFFHERYGMQVIASKEAAPWIENADREKISLNAAVRAGVYPADYEFRACPVERQVSEYDEIVIGSTVLRVLDTPGHARGHIGFMMERGGRRLLFGGDSVFAGGKVVIQNIWDCSIQDYAATVAKLQQLRIDSLFPGHGVFLADEAWKHIDLAHGYFERLEIPPNL, encoded by the coding sequence GTGCATCGCCTATATTCCATCATGATCCGGCTTCACGAAGGCATCTTCATGGTTGGCAGCGGCAAGCATGGCGCCCAGCTTACCCATTCCATCGATTGCAATGTCTTCGTATTGGATGGAGGCGGAGGGGAATTCGCGCTGATCGATGCCGGAGGAGGCGTGGAACCGGAGCGGATCGTGGCGAATATGGAGCGGATCGGCATTGAGCCCGGTCAGATCCGGTATTTGCTCCTGACGCACGCTCATGGCGATCATGCCGCAGGAGCCGCTTTTTTTCATGAGCGGTACGGGATGCAGGTCATTGCGTCCAAGGAAGCTGCGCCGTGGATTGAGAACGCGGACAGGGAGAAGATCAGCTTGAATGCTGCGGTCAGAGCCGGCGTTTATCCGGCTGATTATGAATTCAGAGCTTGTCCGGTGGAGCGGCAAGTTTCCGAGTATGACGAGATCGTCATTGGGAGCACCGTGCTGCGCGTGCTCGATACGCCAGGGCATGCACGAGGGCATATCGGATTCATGATGGAGCGAGGCGGGAGGAGGCTGCTGTTCGGCGGCGATTCTGTTTTTGCCGGAGGGAAGGTCGTAATCCAGAACATATGGGACTGCAGCATACAGGATTATGCGGCGACGGTCGCCAAACTGCAGCAGCTGCGCATCGACAGCTTATTTCCGGGGCATGGGGTATTCCTCGCCGATGAGGCCTGGAAGCATATCGACTTGGCTCACGGGTATTTCGAACGGCTGGAAATTCCTCCGAATTTGTAA
- a CDS encoding RidA family protein, whose product MRKEIIKTDKAPVPSGKYSQAVKLGDMVYVAGTCPFDLETGAVLHPGDIGKQTHVVLTYIEEILRAAGTSLEHVVKVTSFIDELDDFGIYNEVYGTFFKEEPPARSTFEIVKFPRGMRVEIECIAYIPS is encoded by the coding sequence ATGAGAAAAGAAATTATTAAAACCGATAAAGCGCCGGTACCAAGCGGTAAATATTCGCAAGCGGTCAAGCTTGGCGACATGGTCTATGTGGCGGGCACCTGCCCGTTCGATCTCGAAACCGGGGCGGTGCTGCATCCGGGGGATATCGGCAAGCAGACGCATGTCGTTCTGACGTATATCGAGGAAATATTGCGGGCTGCAGGAACGTCGCTGGAGCATGTCGTTAAAGTGACTTCGTTTATTGATGAATTGGATGATTTCGGGATCTATAACGAAGTGTACGGGACGTTCTTCAAGGAGGAGCCGCCTGCCCGGAGCACCTTCGAAATCGTCAAATTTCCGCGCGGCATGCGCGTGGAAATCGAGTGCATCGCCTATATTCCATCATGA
- a CDS encoding Gfo/Idh/MocA family protein, with protein MSLRIGFIGVGGIASLHIESLKRIDEAEIVSVYDVSPENAANAAERTGAQVMDSAEDVLDPGRIDAVYICTPQFARGNLEELAAKRGIHLFVEKPLGLNVEEVLQKEKAILESGIIHSVGYCLRYLDTVQQAKAYLNGRQAHLIQAYRFGGSHPARWWHQLDMSGGHLVDAVTHQVDMIRYLAGEFQEIEAKFGRVSFDRQQAQGTIYDAGAITFSMEGGTIGSITESCLSVHHSSSDVKLFGPDFFVHLSNNGFTLTIVDENQNETVTSAVEPYFEQSKAFIDAIIRHTQEPVLSSYSDAARTLAVTLAANRSSVEHTALQL; from the coding sequence ATGAGCTTAAGAATCGGATTTATTGGAGTAGGCGGCATCGCCTCGCTTCATATCGAAAGCTTGAAGCGGATCGATGAAGCGGAGATCGTATCGGTCTACGATGTGAGCCCGGAGAATGCGGCCAATGCTGCGGAGCGCACCGGGGCGCAGGTCATGGACAGCGCGGAGGATGTTCTGGATCCGGGCCGGATCGATGCCGTGTACATCTGCACGCCGCAGTTCGCCAGAGGCAATCTGGAGGAGCTCGCGGCCAAGCGGGGCATTCATCTGTTCGTAGAGAAGCCGCTCGGATTGAATGTAGAAGAGGTGCTTCAGAAGGAGAAGGCGATTCTCGAATCGGGCATTATTCATTCGGTAGGCTACTGCCTTCGTTATCTGGATACGGTCCAGCAGGCCAAGGCCTACTTGAACGGACGCCAGGCGCATTTGATCCAGGCTTATCGGTTCGGCGGCTCTCATCCGGCACGCTGGTGGCATCAGCTGGATATGTCCGGCGGGCATCTGGTGGATGCCGTCACGCATCAGGTGGACATGATCCGTTATCTGGCCGGCGAATTCCAAGAGATCGAAGCCAAATTCGGGCGCGTGTCCTTCGACCGGCAGCAAGCTCAAGGAACCATCTACGACGCGGGAGCGATTACGTTCTCGATGGAAGGGGGGACGATCGGCAGCATCACGGAATCATGTCTGTCGGTTCACCATTCCTCCTCCGATGTCAAATTGTTCGGTCCCGATTTCTTCGTCCATCTGAGCAACAACGGCTTCACCTTAACCATTGTGGACGAGAATCAGAATGAGACCGTAACGTCTGCGGTGGAACCTTATTTCGAGCAATCCAAAGCGTTTATCGATGCCATTATCCGCCATACGCAGGAGCCGGTCTTAAGCAGCTACAGCGACGCCGCACGGACGCTCGCCGTAACGCTCGCCGCCAACCGGTCGTCTGTCGAGCACACCGCTTTGCAGCTCTAA